One Mesoaciditoga lauensis cd-1655R = DSM 25116 genomic window, TTCTTTCTCCAGTTGACACTTCACGAACATCATCCAGAGAAATTCTCAATTGGGGGCCCATCAGATTTTCTACAGCTTCTATGGTGGCTTCGGCCGATAATTTAAGAACGTTTTTGAAAGATCTAACCCCTCTTTTAGATGATTCCTTTACTTCGCCATCATAAGATATTTCGACGTTTGCCTCGATTTCCATTCCGTTTTCTGAAAAACCTACCGATTCTACTTTGAAAATTTCTTCTTCTGTAGAACTAGAACTACTTCCTCCCTTTGAGGATAAGCGCTTTTCCTTCTCTGACGTGCTCGAAGCGGACATCTGTGCAACGCTTATTATTCTTCTGTCAATTCTTTCTCCCGTTATGGTAAGGACTGCCGTTTCGACATCTCTTACTATTTGTTTTGAGTTTTTGTCGGCAGAGGAAAGGACGTGTATTTCTTTCATCTCGCCGGTCAATTCGTCTACGATCACGCGAGCTTTCTTAACCCCGTCAAGGGATGACAACACTTTCTCTAGTTCTTCAACGTCTTTCCCTTCCAAAATTCTTCCCCCTTTTTAATGATATCTTTCTACGGTAAATCTGTATATTTTCACCCTCTCATCTTTACTTATGCCGGCTTTCAATTTCGATATTCTCAGTTGTTCTTCCACGGTGTCCACTCCTTCTAAATCGGGAAGAAGCAGCCCCCTTCTCCATCCACTTTCAACTATGACGCCATATTTTCGAGGGTCGAGTTTGCTCGGATCGTCAACGGGTTCTGGAGTGGATAAAACGTCCACACTTACAGCGATAGAATCCAATTCTTCTGGACGTACCGGCTCAAATCTTGGATCGTTCAAAGCCGCTTCCAGAGCGTTTTGCGCTATTTCATGTGCTATATCTTTGGTAGTTGGGAGAAAAGTTCCTATACATCCTCGCAACTCTCCATTATCTTTATGCAATGTAACAAACACCCCCGCCCTTCTTTTGAACATCTCGGCGGGTAACTCATTAGGATCCGGTTCTAAAACGATACCGTCCCTAACTTTTGATTCTATCACTTTTATAGCCCATCTTACAAATGGATGTTCACCTTTCATCCAAAGAACATCTCCGCCAGTTTGTAGTATTCATACGGTACCACTTTTTTCGTGGCAACACCGTATTGTAACGGTATAGATATTATATCATTTCCACGCAAGGCCACCATCCTGCCAAAATCACCTTGTTGGACAAGGCGCATCGCTTCGACGCCATAACGTGTTCCAAGGATTCTATCAAAAGCGGTAGGAGTTCCGCCTCTCAACAAATGTCCCAGCACAACCGATCGGGTTTCGTATCCGGTTTTTTGTTCTATTATTTCCGCGAGATAATGAGCGATTCCTCCAAGTTTTATGTGCCCAAAAGCATCAACGGAAGTTTTGTCTCCTACCACCTGCTCCAATTCAGTTGGCTTGAAACCTTCCGCCACGGCAACAACGGCGTATCTTTTTGCCTTCATTCTTTTGTCAAGGACTTCTATTATCTCTTCAATAGTTCTGGGAAATTCCGGTATAAGTATCAAATGTGCACCCGCTGCAAGTCCAGCTTCCAGCGTTATCCATCCCGCATTTCTTCCCATCAACTCGACAAATATGATCCTTTCATGAGACTTGGCGGTAGATTGAAGCCTATCTATTGCATCGGCTCCGACGTTAACGGCCGTGTGAAAACCGAAAGTGTAGTCGGTGTTAGCGACATCGTTGTCTATGGTTTTCGGAACACCTATAACCTTAAATCCACGTGACGAGAATTTGGAAGCCACTGTTAACGTGTCGTCTCCACCAATGGCTATGAGCGCATCGATTCCCTCTTTTTTTAGATTGGCTTCCACCTTTTCAGGACCGCCTTCTATTGAAAATGGGTTAACCCTGGAAGTTCCTAAAATCGTTCCACCTAGCAAATGAATTCCTTCC contains:
- the amrA gene encoding AmmeMemoRadiSam system protein A, whose protein sequence is MKGEHPFVRWAIKVIESKVRDGIVLEPDPNELPAEMFKRRAGVFVTLHKDNGELRGCIGTFLPTTKDIAHEIAQNALEAALNDPRFEPVRPEELDSIAVSVDVLSTPEPVDDPSKLDPRKYGVIVESGWRRGLLLPDLEGVDTVEEQLRISKLKAGISKDERVKIYRFTVERYH
- a CDS encoding ATP-dependent 6-phosphofructokinase, whose translation is MRVAVLTGGGDCPGLNAVIRGIVKARKDEEVVGIMRGWKGAVEGTYVRLSDENVEGIHLLGGTILGTSRVNPFSIEGGPEKVEANLKKEGIDALIAIGGDDTLTVASKFSSRGFKVIGVPKTIDNDVANTDYTFGFHTAVNVGADAIDRLQSTAKSHERIIFVELMGRNAGWITLEAGLAAGAHLILIPEFPRTIEEIIEVLDKRMKAKRYAVVAVAEGFKPTELEQVVGDKTSVDAFGHIKLGGIAHYLAEIIEQKTGYETRSVVLGHLLRGGTPTAFDRILGTRYGVEAMRLVQQGDFGRMVALRGNDIISIPLQYGVATKKVVPYEYYKLAEMFFG